Proteins co-encoded in one Lineus longissimus chromosome 11, tnLinLong1.2, whole genome shotgun sequence genomic window:
- the LOC135495602 gene encoding proteasome subunit alpha type-7, with protein MGTARYDRAITIFSPDGHLFQVEYAQEAVKKGSTAVGVRGKDLVVLGVEKKAVAKLQEDRTVRKIALLDDHVAMAFAGLTADARILINRARIECQSHKLTVEDPVTLEYITRYVAQLKQKYTQSNGRRPFGLSALIVGFDYDGKPNLYQTDPSGTYHAWKANAIGRSAKAVREFLEKHYTEELVESEKETIKLALKALMEVVQSGGKNMEIAIMRRNEPLKMMDPEEIEELIKEVEKEKEEEAEKKKQKKGTETS; from the exons ATGGGAACTGCAAGATACGACCGAGCCATTACTATCTTCTCGCCCGACGGGCATTTGTTTCAAGTTGAATATGCCCAGGAAGCTGTCAAGAAGGGTTCTACTGCT GTTGGTGTCAGGGGAAAGGACCTGGTCGTTCTTGGTGTAGAAAAGAAGGCAGTAGCCAAGCTTCAGGAGGACCGAACAGTGAGGAAGATTGCTCTTCTTGATGACCATGTGGCGATGGCTTTTGCTG GGCTGACTGCAGACGCCAGAATTCTAATAAATCGAGCTAGAATAGAGTGTCAAAGTCATAAGTTAACTGTAGAGGATCCAGTCACACTGGAATATATCACTCGATACGTGGCACAGTTGAAACAG AAATACACACAGAGTAATGGTAGACGACCATTTGGTTTATCAGCTTTGATCGTGGGATTTGATTATGATGGAAAACCAAATCTATACCAGACAGACCCCTCAGGAACATACCACGCATGGAAG GCAAATGCTATTGGACGAAGCGCCAAGGCCGTTAGGGAATTTTTAGAAAAGCACTACACAGAAGAGCTTGTCGAGTCGGAGAAGGAGACCATCAAACTCGCATTGAAAGCATTGATGGAAGTGGTGCAGTCAGGTGGCAAGAATATGGAAATAGCTATCATGAGGAGAAATGAACCACTCAAG ATGATGGATCCTGAGGAAATCGAGGAACTCATCAAAGAggttgaaaaagaaaaagaggaagaagcggagaaaaagaaacaaaagaagGGGACAGAGACATCTTAG